Proteins from a genomic interval of Medicago truncatula cultivar Jemalong A17 chromosome 3, MtrunA17r5.0-ANR, whole genome shotgun sequence:
- the LOC25490292 gene encoding uncharacterized protein has translation MVGVFRRSVSFPNKNPNRPSQKPQISHHIRSISLPCRSHPLISQIKDEINGLKSWTNSTSKSQPLTSKNLSNGLTLLQQTYETFQDILQLPQTQESLRYHPQWVENLLEYSLRFVDAYGMFQTSILYLKEEHSSVQIAIRKRDESKLVIYLKAKKKLSKEIEKLVSGIRCVNLNVTQQQQLHVPVYSSSPTLLSVSDSVELGRVIEDVMSLTVSVSVAFFNGVAMSFASKRFSWVKMVRKGGSVKKELEGIEEIQKVLNEVENIGNLKKKGDEEVRSVLKRMRDLEENICGIESVSDKVFRALINSRFLLLNTLTLSQ, from the coding sequence ATGGTAGGTGTTTTTCGGCGTTCAGTTTCATTTCCAAACAAAAATCCCAACCGTCCATCACAAAAACCACAAATATCACACCACATCAGATCCATAAGTCTTCCCTGCCGATCTCATCCGTTAATTTCCCAGATCAAAGATGAGATCAACGGCCTAAAATCCTGGACTAATTCCACTTCAAAATCTCAACCACTAACGTCCAAAAACCTCTCCAACGGTTTAACTCTTCTCCAACAAACATACGAAACTTTTCAAGACATTCTCCAACTTCCACAAACCCAAGAATCACTCCGTTACCATCCTCAATGGGTGGAGAACCTTCTAGAATATTCTCTTCGCTTCGTCGACGCTTATGGAATGTTCCAAACATCGATTTTATACCTTAAAGAAGAACATTCCTCAGTTCAAATTGCTATAAGAAAGCGAGATGAATCAAAgttagttatatatttaaaagcTAAGAAGAAGTTGAGTAAGGAAATTGAGAAACTAGTTTCTGGAATCCGTTGTGTGAATCTGAATgtcacacaacaacaacaattgcatgTTCCTGTTTATTCATCTTCACCAACGTTGTTGTCAGTTTCAGATAGTGTTGAACTTGGACGTGTGATTGAAGATGTTATGAGTTTAACGGTTTCTGTATCCGTTGCATTTTTCAACGGGGTAGCAATGTCATTTGCTTCGAAGAGATTTTCATGGGTGAAAATGGTTAGAAAAGGTGGGAGTGTGAAGAAGGAGTTAGAAGGGATTGAAGAAATTCAGAAGGTTTTGAATGAGGTTGAAAATATTGggaatttgaaaaagaaaggaGATGAAGAAGTGAGATCGGTTTTGAAGAGAATGCGTGATTTAGAGGAAAATATTTGTGGTATTGAAAGTGTTAGTGACAAAGTTTTCAGGGCTTTGATCAATTCACGTTTTCTACTGCTCAATACTCTTACCTTGTCGCAGTAG